The nucleotide sequence TGGCCTACATCAGTCTGCTACCTGTTTTCATCCTCGTGGGATTTGTCACACTCATAGTGTTTAAACGGGAGCTGCACACGGTGAGTCCTGCTTGTGCACCTCAGGGAGGAACAGGTGATTTGTAGTCAGGCTGCGATCTGCCTGGATGGTCTCTGAGGGGCCCGGACCGGAGCCTCGGGCAGGACAGCAGTGTGCCACAGCTCATGTTgacccttttcttctttctatgtgtgtgtgtgagacagattTCCTTCTTTGGCGGGCTCATATTGAACGATGGCGTGAACTGGGTGCTGAAGAACATTCTCAGAGAGCCGCGCCCATGTGCAGGTGAGtggggctgctgtgtgtgtgtatgtgtgtgtgtctcaattGGACAACACAAAGAAACGACTCAACAGGCTTTGTTCTTCAGACATCACAGCCTGACATCTGTCCTGGCACACAGTGTCGTTGCTTCTTCTGGCCAGTTTATCTGCCAAAATGTGAGATTCGTATCCCTGTGCTGTGTAAACGAGGTTAAGCATCATATGGCTCCTCAGAGTGTGCAGCACCGCTGACATGTGTGAACAGCGTCTCTTCTGCTGCGTCTCTAAATAGACATCCACTTCCTGTGGTTGTCAAACGACCAGTGtcacacattgtttttcttGAGAATGAGATGCATATCAGTAACCGCAAAGCTATGCAGCATCAGTGTTTTATAAATAGTATCATCACATTTCTACTGTTTGAAACCTGCatgcaaataaaagaaaaaactgtttgtttCAAAACATCAAAATTTGAGAGTTTtttgtgagttaaaaaaacaaacaataagtGAATTTATTATGTTGTCTTCCACTTTTGTAGGATTTATTACAACTCAATATGAATTTAATGCTGTAGTTAGTGGACATTTaggctccgtttacatgacgagtccagtgaaaatgcatcgaaACTCCCAAGTCCCAGGAGACAATGAACCGTgagtcatgacgctctggaggcTAACGTGGTTGTTTATTGTCCGTCTGCtcacgcatgtgcagaagaagtgttTACCACGGCTGTGGTGTTtatgcacagtagcagcgtGTCAGAAACGACCCAGTTCTGTTCCACCTGCggagctgttttcagaaagttgcatttcgtctgactccgagcaccgttgccatgtaaatgatcacaaaaatgtcagttttcacttgaaaacgtttaAATGCAGCCGAGACGGCAGAGGTCGATACTCTAAAGCTCTGTTTTATCATTGTTGCTTGAATGTATGTGTAGCCATCGGTTCCCATattctgtttcctgtttattAATCAAGTTTCAAAATGACTTTGGTATGGCAGCGCTCTTTACAGTGTGTGCTTTTGCAGCCTTACTGAAGGTGATTCATTGGAGTGTGTTtcctaaaacttttttttccccaaatggACAATGTTTTCTCTATGAGTATAGGTTGCATGTAAACCAAACTGAATCTCATCACCTTGCCTCAGACAGTTTCTGACAGTAACTGTTGGACTTATTGGATGTTTTTGAACTTGTTAAATCTTTGATATTGATCAGGATACctgctcatttttttaaaaaagtgtctcTTTTCTTGTCGCAGGAGCTCACACAACCGTACACAATGAGTATGGGATGCCCTCCAATCATTCCCAACTCATCTGGTTCTTTGTTGTttacttctttcttttcctttatttaaGGTGAGTTCACGTTTCCTGTTGTCTGGCGAGGTTTAAGCAtggaaacacagagcagaaagtTACAACTTCACGTCGACAGAGCTAAAGATGagctggtttgtttttcagaatgcATCAAACGAACAACGCCCGGTGTGTGGACCTGCTGTGGCGACACATACTGTCCATCATCCTGCTGGGCATGGCCTTATCAGTCTCATACAGCAGGTGAGAGCTGGAAAaccacctgcagctgcttcagatgCTTCACATGAATCCCAAAATGTGTTAAATTCTGGGAGTAATAAGAAGTGAATGTTTATAGAGCAGATTATCGTCCTGTCAGGGAGTTTCTGGTATTAAATATGAAGattgtgtgaatgtgatatttAAGTGGAGTCTTTTCATCTCCTGTTccttttttattgattttcaagtGAGAACTTGATGCTTTTGGTGTGTTTTCGGTGTCTGCGGACAACAACAGAACTTGGAACCCCTGAAAATTACTTGAAAAACGGCTCCCAAGCAGTGAATCTTGCTTTGGTTCAATTCTTGTTCTCGTTCTCGGTTATTTTTGTTCTTCGACATGTACGTTAAACAGGTTGAACGCTCTGGTCGTAGCACACAACTAGGTCAGATTAAACACACACCTTTAGCATCACCGGCGAGCCTTAGAATTGCATCTTTTTGGACGATGCTAAGAGAAAGCTAATGGCTCACGCAGTGAAGAGTGTATCTATGAACTGCTGCCCCGCGTAGCTCCTCTGCCTGTCAATAAATAAGCACCGTGTGTATATTGTTGGACACACCGACaggcacacagctgcagcatgcTCACATCTTTGACTCCTGGCAGTTGACATCCTGCTTCATTCCACTCACAGCAGTTGAAAACTGTTAGCTTTCCCGCAGAACGAGTGATCTTTCTGCTGCAAACACCTACGTGTGAGAGCACTTGAACCAGAAAGTATACAGTTAATATTTTGGCCTAGAGTTACTCACAGAAATAACTTGAAAAGCCGGTGGCTGTGATTTAAGCAGGAAACGCAACAATCAGCAGCAGTTGGAAACGTGAAGCAGAGGAAAAGGAACTGTTTCTTCCCGTGTGAatgcgtttttttttcatgaaaagtaTTTATTCTAAGCTCCAGCGTTGCTTGTTTGTTGAGCAGTTCtcacacttcctgtctctctttcCCAGGGTCTACCTGCTGTATCACACCTGGAGCCAGGTTTTCTACGGCGCAGTAGCTGGTAGTACCTTCGGCATCATCTGGTTCTTCTTCACGCAAGAGGTTCTGACACCTTTATTCCCCAGAATAGCTGCGTGGTGAGTCGATCTCTTCTGAGGAAACGTCTATACTGAGCATCCGGGAGGTATTCAGTCCACGTCACGTTTTCCACATTTTGTGTTACAGCCGTATTTTGGAAGGTGATTGAATACTTTCTGGATGCACAGTACAACACGCTGCTACAACATACTAAGACATTTTAACTTTATTAAGGAATAGGTGGATGGAAAAAACTGCTACAGTCATTTCATTGcgggtatttttttcttttgatagGCCAATATCAGAGTACTTCCTGGTGCGAGACACAAGCCTGATTCCCAACATCTTATGGTTTGAGTACACAGTGACCAGGTCAGAGGCACGGTAAGTTCCTCTCACTGGCAGTGTCGGCTTCAGTAGAAGTGGCTGAAATGATTGTCGTCATCCTGCCATCCCCAACGCGGCGCTGTTGTTGGTTTTGATAATGAAATCTCACACACAATGAACAATAATAATGGTGAGCACGTGCGTTCTCCTATGGACAGATGAACAAGTTGCATTGTTAATTCCTCGTGACGGTCAACTCTAAAAGTACCAAGTCCcgggagaacctggactgggagtcacgacgCTCATTGTTGTCCATCGACTCGCGTAGAAGAACCATTTGCTGCGGTCATGGTGTGACTGTGCAGCAGCCGTACATTTGTGGCGATTCACACACTTTTCTTCTGCCTTCCtccaacagaaacagacaacGAAAGCTGGGAACAAAACTTCAGTGATCTccacaaatcttttttttttttttttttttttttttttgtgaaactgaGATTAggaccacacacatacacacacattttacattCTCGCacttccacacaaacacatgctctgtcgacaaacaaaaaagcaaaacaatttaaaaaaaaaactaaacgaGAACAACAACACACTGGAGAACCACTTTGGGACTGACGCGATTGCGAGGAGTAAAGGCCAGAACCCGTTCACAGGTGGCTAAAGAGTGCCTGGACCCGGCCCGGAGCCTGCAGCCTGAGCAAGTCCGTCCACACGCCTCTCCTTCTTGTACAGCTTGCCCAAAAAAATGCTCTCCAATGCATGCAAGACTGTGCAAGAGGCATACTATTTAATGATAGattaatatatacatatatatattttaactaTACACGCACGCTGACAGCAACGGTGTACTGTAAGAGATTCGAGGAGCCGAGAAAAAAGGAGGCTTTGGTCAAACAAATTTTGGTGGGCGTCATTGCAGCATGTCTTTAgtgattcctttttttaaaaattgaaaattaaaaaaaaaaagaaaaaaaaaaagatgatagcTGGTGGGATCGGGTGGTGTCGGGGGGGGTAGGTTATGGTTTTGTTGGGGCTTATGTGAAATTAACAGATTTTTCATTGTTATATAATAGAAGATGAACAATTTCTAAAATTGGTTATGGtgtaatataaataaaatttgcaCTTTGTGTAATTtacaagtaaaagaaaaaaaaaacagactaacACTAGTTAAATGTAAAcatcctcccccctccccccctcctcccatcaGTCTTTTGCTTTGTGTCTCTGACTGTCAGTCCTAATATATTAGACTCCAAAGCTGATTTGCAAGCAACGTAATTTTAATGTACCTTCTGTACTATTGAGCATCGAGGTTGTGGTTTTTGTTCATATCCGCGTTCGAGGGGCGATGAGACTGAATCgcagtctttcttttcttttcttttcttttttttttttttaattgttgagCACACTTTGGACCGAGAAAGTGTTGTCTTAAATGCCTCACACACAGTAGCAGCCTGGGAACAGACTTCTGggaatcagtttttctttttgtaaaaaaaataaataaataaataaacaaaaaaaaaagaaaataaaaaaaaaaatcagtttcttaTCTTGTTCTCTGTCACGGCAGAGAAGCGTTTTTACTTGCTTTTCCAAAATAACATTCCATATCATTTAGCGAGAAAACACAGTGACTGCTGAGGGGAATccgtttttctttgtttttgtattatttttgaagaaaggtgagagaaaataaaaacagcctcAGGTCAGTCGTAGCATGCGATTATGCTCATTCCTCACAGCCTACGGCAGCTCGAGCTGAAAGCTGTCAAGTGAGGATCTGAAGctcattttaaaatttaaaaaaaaaaaaaaaaaaaaaaaaactcatatcATTAGCTCCACAAAGGGAAGTAGTTCTCttagaaattgatttttttttttccatgtgtaACCTATATCAGgctgaataaaaatgtgtttatgtaCAACTGATGCTTCAAGTGTCATGTTTCCAGATGCTTTTGCACATTTAACTGACAGATAAATGAGTGAACATCATTTTGTAGAAACAAATCCAGTTTTTCAATGAGAAAATTAATATATCAGTGACACGAGGGAATAGAATAAGTGAGGAAAATATGCCAAAGTTTTGAAATACAGAGGTTTAACGATTAGAAATCTTGTATTTACTTCAGACTTGaacaggtgtgaatgtgtgtgtgtgtgtgtgtgtgtgtgtcattgtgtgtgtgcctgcccAGAATGGACCCTCCCTCCTCCTACAGTCGGCTTGACTCGACTCTCCAGCCTCCCTTAACGGGATAAAGATtatagaaactggagatttttaaacagttttcatcaGAAATGATCAATCTTGTGatcatcaaaaacattttacttTGATATAATAGCACAGGTTTTCCCAAAAGAAAACTTCAAGGAGCTAAAAataaggattttaaattctattgcAGATTCATTGGGAAGCCAATAGAGAGAAGCTAGTGAAGGAGTGgtgtgatctctcctgctggttcctgtcaGCGCTCTCAGCATTTTGGATCAATAGAAGACTTTTTCAGCAGTTCATGGAttattttctcagtgtttctcgGAGTCAAAcgtgttcctgattttagagacAACACAAAAAGCAGTCCTGCAGACTTGTTTGATGTGGAAGTTGAAGGAGAAGTCCCAGGTTCTGGAGTGAAGCACATGTACTTCTTTCCTTCGTCTCTATTCCCCGACATGACGCCTGAGCGCTGCTTCAGAAAATACTTCAGGCCCTTCCTCTTGACTTGCGCTGTGCAGAGAGAAGCGTGCGCCCTACATAATCGACCCATTCCATTTATGATTCACTTTTCAGGTCTTACCTCAGGCTATCCCCAAATATCCGTCGGGAGCTGCTGTAGCCTAGATAGAAATTCCGAAGGCCTCAGCCTACTTCTCCTCCCGTTATTTTCTCTGACCTGCACTGTTTGGATGAACAGTCCTGCAGGAATGTGTGTCTGGAAGGGATTCAAACGGACGCCTCAGGGCTCGTGGTCAGTTCCCCCACCTCAGATGTTTAACTCTGTAGTTTAGGCTCTGTGAAGGTGGGGGCCGTCATGGAGCTGGGCGTCGTACGCCAGCTGAACTGAGCCGAGTGTCAAGGAATGTGGACGTGGAAGGACTGGCGTTCAGTGGATGAAGGCTGTCGCTGCAGTATTTCCAGTAATATTCAGCTGAAGTCCAATCTCTCATCGTCACTCAATGGTTTGTACAATCAATTTTTGACTGTTTCAAAGACTATATAGGGTTTTTGGAACATTTCTTaagatttcattcatttttggaAAACTTTTTCTATTAGTTTCTAGTGTTTCCTTCAAAATTGTTGAGgaagttctttgtttttttttccccccaaatagGTTGAATGCTGATGTTCACTGTAATTAGATCCCAGGGGAGCAAATTAATTTGTTAATCCAACAGCGTTCTCGGTTTGATTAACTAGCAGCTGTGTaatccagctcctccacagtGGACTTATTTGCTGGCGTCCTGTGCTCCACGGTAAATACTAGACCACTGGCCGAGACTCAGACTGAACCTTGATGTGAGACCTGGATTTGAACACGccagcttttttattttatttgcagtaaaGATGAGTCAAGTCTCAGTGGTTATCATTTAATGTGTAAAAATTTAGATAAATATACCCCCCAAGGCAAGCATGATGTCC is from Salarias fasciatus chromosome 7 unlocalized genomic scaffold, fSalaFa1.1 super_scaffold_4, whole genome shotgun sequence and encodes:
- the LOC115383329 gene encoding dolichyldiphosphatase 1-like — its product is MALEEQCSAPPRWRSISVTHVEFAEDDLTGEVLAYISLLPVFILVGFVTLIVFKRELHTISFFGGLILNDGVNWVLKNILREPRPCAGAHTTVHNEYGMPSNHSQLIWFFVVYFFLFLYLRMHQTNNARCVDLLWRHILSIILLGMALSVSYSRVYLLYHTWSQVFYGAVAGSTFGIIWFFFTQEVLTPLFPRIAAWPISEYFLVRDTSLIPNILWFEYTVTRSEARNRQRKLGTKLQ